CTCCGGCTTGGGTGCCGGTCTGCCGGTGCGCATCGTCTTGCGCTCGCGGAGCTCGCAGGAGTTGCCCGGGACAGTGCTGCGCCTCGAACCGCTGGCCGATGCGGTGACCGAGGAGAGCCTGGCCAAGGTCGTCTTCGATACCCTTCCCGATCCCCTGCCTGCGATCGGCGAGCTCGCCGAGGTCACCGTGGCGCTGCCCCCGCTGCCGGCGGCCCCGGTGGTGCCCAACGCCAGTGTGCAGCGCCTCGGCGACCGCACCGGAGTCTGGGTGATCGAGCAGGGCGACCTCCGCTTCGCTCCGGTCCGGATCGGCGAGTCCGACCTCGAGGGACAGGTGCAGATCCTCGAGGGGCTCGAAATCGGCGCCGAAGTCGTGGTCTACAGCCAGCGCGCGCTCGGCGTCCGCAGCCGCGTCAAGGTCGTCGAACGACTGCCCGGCGTGGCGCCGTGATCTCGCTCGCGGGGCGCGACATCCTGCACGCCTGGGGCCGGTTCGTCTTCACCGGCCTGGGCCTCGGACTGCTCATCGGCGTGACGCTGACCATGGCCGGCGTCTATCGCGGCATGGTGGACGACGCCAAGGTGCTGCTCGACAACAGCCGCGCCGACCTCTGGGTTGTGCAGCAGGACACCCTCGGCCCCTACGCCGAAGCCTCCAGCCTGCCGGACGATCTCTACCGCGGCATCCTCGGCATGCCGGGAGTCGCCCGGGCCGCCAACGTCACCTACCTCACGATGCAGGTGCGCCGGGGCGACCGCGACGTGCGCGCCATGGTCGTCGGCATCGTGCCCGGAGGTCCCGGCGAGCCCGGCCAACCGGGCTACCTGATCGCCGGGCGCCAGATCACGCGCAGTCACTACGAAGCCGTCGCCGATGCCGCCGCGGGCCTGAAGCTCGGCGATCGCATCCGGATCCGCCGCAACGACTACCGCGTCGTCGGGCTGACCCGGCGCATGGTCTCGTCGAGCGGCGACCCGATGGTCTTCATCCCGCTCCAGGACGCACAGGAAGCCCAGTTCCTCAAGGACAACGACGCCATCGTTCAACAGCGCCGGCGGACCGCCGCCAATCCGGCCTTCAATCGCCCCGGCGTACCCGACCTGCTGGACGCGGTGATCACCTCGCAGACCACCAACTCGTCGGTCAACGCCGTACTGGTCCAGCTGCGCCCGAGCGCCAGCCCCGACGAGGTCGCGGCGACGATCCGGCGCTGGAAGCGCCTGCAGGTCTATACCCGCGTCCAGATGGAAGCGATCCTGGTCGGCAAGCTGATCGCCACGTCGGCCCGGCAGATCGGCATGTTCCTGGTCATCCTCGCCATCGTCAGCGCGGCCATCGTCGCCTTCATCATCTATACCCTGACGCTGGGCAAGATCCGCGAGATCGCGGTGCTCAAGCTCATCGGCACCCGCAACCGCACCATCGCCGGCATGATCCTGCAGCAGGCGCTGGCGCTGGGAGCGATCGGCTTCGTCGTGGGCAAGATCGCCGCCACGCTGTGGGCGCCGTTCTTTCCGAAATACGTCCTGCTGGTGCCGGGCGATGCCGCGCGCGGCTTCGTCGCGGTGATGGTGATCTGCGTGCTGGCGAGCGGGCTGGCGATCCGCGCGGCGCTCGCGGTCGATCCGGCGGAGGCGATCGGTGGCTGACCCGCAGGGCATGGGCATCCGTATCGAAGCTCTGCACAAGCGCTACGGCGAGGGAGAGACTGCCGTGGACGCGCTCAGGGGGGTCGACCTGCAGGTGGCCCCGGGCGAGGTCGTCGGTCTCATCGGGCCCTCCGGCTCGGGCAAGAGCACCCTGCTCAAGTGCCTCGGCGCGGTGATCGAGCCCACCTCCGGCCGCATGACCCTCGGCGACCAGGTGATCTACGACAACGGCTGGAAGATCCGCGACCTGCGCGCGCTGCGGCGCGACAAGATCGGTTTCGTCTTTCAGGCGCCCTACCTGATTCCGTTCCTCGACGCGACCGACAACGTGGCGCTCCTGCCGATGCTCGCCGGACGGTCGAACGCCGAATCGCGCGCGCGCGCGCTCGAGGTCCTGACGGCGCTCGATGTCGGCCACCGGGCACGGGCGATGCCGGCAGAGCTCTCCGGTGGCGAGCAGCAGCGGGTCTCGATCGCCCGCGCCCTGGTCAACCGCCCGCCGGTGATTCTCGCCGATGAGCCTACGGCACCGCTCGATAGCGAGCGGGCGCTCGCCGTCATCCAGATCCTCGAGCGTATGGCCCGCCAGTACCAGACCGCGATCATCGTCGTCACCCACGACGAGAAGATCATCCCGACCTTCGAGCGCATCTACCAGATCCGCGACGGTCGCACCCTGGAGACCGCCGGCGAGGGCCGCGACGCCGGTGGATCTGCGGAGGCGCCGGCGCCAAAGGCTGCGGATTGAATTGGGAACCGCTCGAGGAGGAGACGACATGACGGCAGAAGGAACACGACGCAGTCCGTGGATCTGGGCGATCTCGCTCGTCGCGATCGGCCTTGGCCTGCTGACCATCCGGGCGGGCGGTACCGTGCTGTTTGGCAACGACGCCGCACGATCGGCCGCGGGCCACTACGTGCCGTTCGTACTCTGGTTCAATTTTCTCGCCGGCTTCGCCTATGTCATCGCTGGAGTGGGGCTGTGGCTCGAGCGGCGCTGGGCCGCCTGGCTGGCGGTCGTGGTCGCCGCGGCGACGGCCCTCGTGTTCGCCGCCTTCGGCGTGCACGTGCTCGCCGGCGGGGCCTACGAATTGCGCACGGTGGTGGCCATGAGCTTGCGGACGCTGGTCTGGACCGCGATCGCTGTGGTCGCTCTGCTCGCCCGGCGTCGGCTGATGGTGCGAAAGTCCTGATCCCATGCTGGTCCACGAGGAGATTTCAACGATGGGCAAAAAGATCGAAGCTCCCAGGGCTTTCCGGGCTCTCAACGGCTCCGGGTATCTGTTCCTTGCGCTGCTGGTCGCCGGTACCGTCGCCGCCAGCGCCCAGTCGCATGAACACCCGGCG
The Thermoanaerobaculia bacterium DNA segment above includes these coding regions:
- a CDS encoding ABC transporter permease, with the protein product MISLAGRDILHAWGRFVFTGLGLGLLIGVTLTMAGVYRGMVDDAKVLLDNSRADLWVVQQDTLGPYAEASSLPDDLYRGILGMPGVARAANVTYLTMQVRRGDRDVRAMVVGIVPGGPGEPGQPGYLIAGRQITRSHYEAVADAAAGLKLGDRIRIRRNDYRVVGLTRRMVSSSGDPMVFIPLQDAQEAQFLKDNDAIVQQRRRTAANPAFNRPGVPDLLDAVITSQTTNSSVNAVLVQLRPSASPDEVAATIRRWKRLQVYTRVQMEAILVGKLIATSARQIGMFLVILAIVSAAIVAFIIYTLTLGKIREIAVLKLIGTRNRTIAGMILQQALALGAIGFVVGKIAATLWAPFFPKYVLLVPGDAARGFVAVMVICVLASGLAIRAALAVDPAEAIGG
- a CDS encoding ABC transporter ATP-binding protein — encoded protein: MGIRIEALHKRYGEGETAVDALRGVDLQVAPGEVVGLIGPSGSGKSTLLKCLGAVIEPTSGRMTLGDQVIYDNGWKIRDLRALRRDKIGFVFQAPYLIPFLDATDNVALLPMLAGRSNAESRARALEVLTALDVGHRARAMPAELSGGEQQRVSIARALVNRPPVILADEPTAPLDSERALAVIQILERMARQYQTAIIVVTHDEKIIPTFERIYQIRDGRTLETAGEGRDAGGSAEAPAPKAAD